From the genome of Magnolia sinica isolate HGM2019 chromosome 12, MsV1, whole genome shotgun sequence:
gtgCATTCCTCGTCATTTTGTGCCATAGTTTCTTTTCCAAAAgagttttttcatgtaaaattcggattgtttgtgtttgaacttggttgtCCGATTAATGGTagtacttcacttgattcatctttgtgtgcttatGTGGTTCCCTAACATCTCCTTCTCGAAAAATCAGAATAATTTTATTGTTTCGTTGAGCGCCATTCAACTGTGTACAAGGATGACCAACTACTCCAAGAATGCATTCATCCAAAATTTTACACGTGTTAACTTATTATGATTGCACTTGATTTAGGCCGTTCATTTGGTAGGCTCCACCGCTTCCTTTAAGTGGTACTAAACTTAGGAAAATGAGGCTATTGGTGCTAGGGTACAAGGACTCTTTAGAAACTCCAATAACAAGTTAAATAAATAATCAGTTAGTGGAAAATAACTTTATTtgattaatatttaaaaaaaatctaaaatttaattCTCAAATACTAATGTTttaactatttttattttttgttgtttttattttttttaaccttaTATGTGTTAGTTGTTAaccaagaaaagggaaaaaaaaaaagagtttggaCAATCATAGATATGTTTCAAGAAATTTAATAAGGTCATATGTACCATCTCTACGATGGCCTTCGTGTGAAATGCAGGGGCAACCCTTacgatttagggcctgtttggatcctTCATATACTAAGGTAATTTGGTGTAAAACTCACGTCATTATTCCTTGCAACTGATAGGATAAACCAACCGTCAAATATATATACCACCAACTTGGATGAGCCCGATGTGTTTGGCAAAGTTTCTTAGGcctcatcataatgtatgtgttaaatccacaccgtccatccatcttgcaagatcattttatgaaaataaaaaaaaataaaaatgagtcacatccaaagcaggAATTGAcgacaccacagaaagcagcaggcgcctgccattgaaaacttcctattaTTCACAGAAGCATTGGatgaagctgacatttgtgttttccctttatccatgtttgtCTGACCTCATGAACtagttcgatggcaaataaatatcctaATAGGCCATAAGAGGGTTTCAACTGCGGACATCATTAACCCAttgcttcctatagtgtggtccacttgagctttggatctttcttatattttttgggtcatgccctacaatgagggACAACGAAGGAGTGGAAGATGAAGTCTTCCTGTGCTTTATGACCGGCTAAAATCTGATCATGAGATGCAAGCTTGTATTTTGTATTGCCCTTTATTTCCTCAGGACTATCAGTTTAGCTGAGGAGCTTATAAAGTATTGGATGGTGAAATGATTGAAATCGAAGATGGGGATCATAGGATTAAATAGACTTATAGATGTGTGCATGTTGTAAAAGAGGTTCAACAGACTATCAATGAATGATTTAATTAGAGATATGGCCACCTACATCACAAGAGAGATCCCTTGATTTGTTGTAGAAAGGCTAGCATTGGGTTAAGGGGACCATTAGAGGGAGAGGAATTTACTGAAAATGTTGATAAAATCTCGTTGATAAAATCTCGTTGATGAGAAACCAGATTGTAACGCTTCCAAGCCAATCCAACTGCCCCAATCTCTCTATTCTGTTAATAAAATCATAAGGAGATCATGTGTGAATCAAACAAATGAACTGCTGCGAATAGCCGACCAACGGTCGAAATTGCATACACCTGTAATAATCACCTGACCAGCAGTTCTGATTTCAAACGTGCGCCTCCCTTGTGTGATCTAATTTATCACTACAATACAAACAAAATCAAAATAGAACAACAAAACCTTCGTTAGACATGAAATATTGTGGACCGTTCCTACAAGAAAGATCTTATTACAAATAAAGAtgaacaaattaaaaaaaatctattaatCATATCTTTATTTTCGCATGGCAACTTGAATCCACCGTCCCACTGTGAAGAAATACCGAAATGTCACATGTATTAATGGCCGTGGCGTGAATCTTTATGAGCTTGAGAAAGCTAGCCTTCCCATGCAATGTCAAAGATGAGGTGAGATTCAATGACCCCGTGCCAAtatcagcccaaaaataaaggcTTGTTAGCAACTTATCCGCAAGAATCTCCACAGTAGTGCTGATATTGCGGCTGGACCGTGCTGGGATCATGCCGCGCTCGATTGGAGCTTCCGCGACAAGCTCTCCATGGTAGTAAACAAATGCCGTCGAGTTATCGTTCTTGAAACTTCCGTAATTGCGGTTTTTTACTGTAACCACTAGTCCTAATGTCACATTTAGTTGAAGGAAGGGGAACACTTGAAATTCAATGCCTTTGGGACTAACAGATTGGGTTTGGATTTGGGGTTGTTTGGGTTTAAAGACGGTGAGAAATAAGGCTATCAAGACTGCTAGGAGAATGATAATGAAAATGGTTGTGACCCCACAACAGATCATGAAAGCTCTCCGTGTTTGCTTATCacctctcattttttgggggGCTTTGTCAAATGAAGGGATAGAATTTCAAAAGGAGCCTGAGACGTTAGAATGCAGTTTTAAGTCAAACCCCAGTTTgtttgtgtgtttggatgcacttttatCCTCCGCGTAACAAAATAAGTACTAAAAAGCAACTGTTTTAGTCAGTTGCTTAACGGACAAAACCATAAAAACCTCTTTTGCAGCAGTTGCATTGGAATCTGTAAAAACCCCTGTAGTTGCCTCCGAATAAACCCAGGATACTATCTTATAAGCAAGAAAATACTacggtagactcttaggagtttcaacacgaggtcactATCTTATAAGCAAGAAAATACTaaggtagactcttaggagtttcaacacgaggtcttgggagcgatacccataggtggtgaaatcccactatggcgtgcgtgggtgtgtgtgtcaGGTGCAtgcgaaaaaaaagaaaaaagaaaaagaaaaaaaggaagaaaatactAAGGTAGAACAAGAATAAGGTGACACTacgattttgatgatgatatccTGCCGTTGCTTGGTGGTGCCATCATGGATGGGATATGATTTTGATAAGAGGCCTTAGATGATGGACTCTATGGTCCAATCATTTTAGGATTGTGGTATAGTAAGCGAATTAATAGACGGTTACAGACGATTTAATTGCTTACATGGACGGTGACGATGGGGTCGTTTAGAATACCCAAAAGATAGAACTTGACTAGAAGAATTTAGAGGTAACAAGGGTTTAAATAGTGATTGAGAGGGCAATGTACATTGTTTGGGAAGGGATTTTATTACAATGTTTTAATTAATTTTCACGGAGATAATAACAATGTTGAGAGCTAGATTATATTGATAAGGGACGGTTAGAACGATCCACCTTTTATTCATGTTTTTGTCAGTGTTTCGTGTCTTGCATGAGAGGTGTGATGGTTGAGGCTGAATCGAATACAATCGTTTCTAAGTTAAACAAAttaatgtgtgggacccaccatgatgtttttgtgacatccaacatgtccatCATATGAAGCCCCTATTTTTATGCAAGGAGCCCAAAATCTAgggcattccaaaactcaggtgggccacaacacggcAAACGGTTGGAATGGGAATGCTCACCATTATAAACCTTCCAAattaatgtggggcccaatgtattTTTTCATATACCATCTAATCCATGTATAAGATGCATCCAATCAAGATGAATGAATACCCAGAAAATTCATTCCATTCCAAACATCAGGTGAACCACGACATGCAAGTTTAGAGGtttaaggcatgattttacaaggtgtggtccaactgagttttggatcaaagttaaTTTTAGGGTTCAAAGACTATACGATGGGGCACCcattatggatggattggatatgattaaaacatcaaagtgggctccacacttTGATTTGTACGTCTGTATTTGGCCGGCCTCGTGATGGTTTTGCTCGTGTCTCTGAGGTCAGACACTGATACCTATGTTCTTTTGTAGGGAATGAAGCAGTTAGACGTTAGGTGGGACTTCCAAACGACAGCTGCAATTTGTGATTGAGACTCTTCATCTCGTAGGCCCCATTTGGATGGGTCATGATGAGAAATGCAACTGATTGGATGACTCGGTGGGTGGCCAATGAAAACCTTGTAGGCACCGATCCATTGAtgggatggtcaggatcattggATCACTGCCGCTAATTGCACAGTGGGCCATCCGTTAGGGTGATAAGCAAATGAACGATTCCAGAATTGAACCCTTTGTGCGGTGGAGGGCTTGCGGACTACGGTGATGGGTTCTCCGGCTGACCACTAAGAATTCCTTCGGTTCGAGAAGGTTTCAAACGGTTCATATTGGAAACTTCACCGCAAGTATTAGTTTTGAGTCTCATTTGTTTTTGTTTCCTGTATGTGATATTCGGCCATCTGATATGAAACGAGCTGGACaagtcgagctgagttgagcttgTCACAGGTTGGCTCGGCTCACCCAGTAACTAACTCTAGTTCAATGTCGTACCCTATTTCAATCTCATCTCAGCTTGGTCCTCAttagccagctcggctcaattcgGTCAGCAGTGCAGGCCTCTTCGAGTCTAGTTTGAGCCTGTGGGATATTTTCTTAAACacagtgcatcttcaatttctcacataatgaACAATATTAACTAAACTTTaaagttatttcatcaaacacttggcaaaCACTTCaaatgtatttcatcaaacacttggcaaaCAATATCCAAATACACTTGGCAAACAATATCCAAATCAagatacacatacacacactcaGCTACGCACCGGTTCACACGTTATTACGtgcgaaccttcctatcaaccATTGGATAAGGTAGATAGCCGGGATGAAGGTGCTCTTCGCGGGAGCTTAAAAAAACGAGTTTCCTTCTCTCACATGCCTCTTCACCCACTCTTCGAAGGATGCGGCGGAagccttttcacataaaattcttccCCTGGAATGCTAAGtgagtcccaccaagatgttagtgataaatccaaaccgtccatacatttttaaaaataattttatggtatgaatctaaaactgaggtagatcaaattctcaagtgggccacatagtgttgattgaactctcaccattaaaaacttcttggggccaccaaaattttggatcaaggtgataattgctttttttttttttccatcatccaggtctatatgacctaatctataggttggatgtcaaataaatatcatggtgggccctaaaaaatatttaacggtgaaagtcattatcaccgctgcttcctgtggtgtggtccacttgagatttggatctgccttaattttgggataatgccctgaaatgataaggaaaaatggatggacggggtagatttctcaaaaacatcatggtgggccccatctagatTTCCAACAAACTTTGCAAATTGCATGCGTCATTAGGGGACGCGGACTGgataccggacgcggatttcttacgaaagccttttgcaggaagttgcCGCGCTGTGAACCCAAGTGGGCTCACtgtcatatttgtgagaaatcctctccgtccatctgtttttttagatcattttaggggataagaCCAAAATTTATTAGGataaaagactcaagtgggccacactaaaggaaaaggtagttagggaaatttctactattgaaacctgCCTAAGTttgatagtgatgtttacatgccactacaagaaatagagcttttaccgatgaaatttttaccaacgaaaaaaatttcttcggtaaaagtagtgttttaccgacgaacttttttttcgtcggtaaaacaacacatttaccaacgaattttttttgtcggtaataatgtttttactgatgaaaattttcatcggtaaaactgttttaatttttataatagaaaattttcgcgctgttttgaaaactttcgttgtaagagttttaccgacgaaaattttcgtcgataaaaacatTTTTCCCgacaaaaaaaaatttcgtcagcaaaaaccacttttaccgatgaaaatgttcatcggtaaaattgttatatttttaagaaagaaaattttcgcgctattttgaaaactttcgctgtaagagttttaccgacgaatattttcgttggtaaaaaaccacttttaccgacgaaaattttcgtcggtaaaactgttatatttttaagataaaTTTTTCCCACTAAGAATTTTGTCGACGAACCAaagccgtcgggaataatgtttttaccgacgaaaattttcgtcggtaaaactgttatatttttaagatagaaaattttcccactaagagttttactgatgaaCCAAAGCCATTGGGAATAACGATAtaatttttaacttagaaaattttcctactgccttgaaaagtttcacggtaagagttttaccgacgaaccaaagatgtcgggaataatgtttttaccgacgaaaaaaatgtGTTGGTAAAACTTATGTTTTACCAGTGAAAAATTTCATCaggaataatgatataatttttaaCTTGGAAAATTTTCTCGTTGCCTTGAAAAGTTTCGCGGTGAGAGTTTTACTAACGAACCAaagccgtcgggaataatgtttttaccgatgaaaaaatatTCGTATGTCGTCGgtaataatgatataatttttaatgtaaaaaattttcccgctgccttgaaaagtttcacggtaagagttttaccgacggatgaaaaccgtcggtaatatttTTTATCGACCAACAAAAACCGTCGGTAAAGATAgtatttttttgtgtgtgtgtgtatgtgtgtgtgtgtgtgtgtgtgtgtgtgtatatatatatatatatatatatatatatatatatatatatatatatatatatatatatatatatatatatataatattgagaagtttagaaattttaactatgagaaaaattttgagaacaaaatgatgcttttgaagaaaaaaattggaattttgaaatttttgagaaaaaaattaaaatatgagattttttgagattttgaaaaaaaaattcagaatttgtattttaaatttttttgaaatattttataataaaaatgatattttgttaaaagagtaaaaaaaatatacattttgaaaaaaaaatgttattttgaaatggaaattaaaatttatctgtgaaaaataaaattactaaattattaggcacatccactaattgaacctttaatcgtttttggataatctaatcagttcagattgaagagtaaataatttcagatgtttaaatcaaatttcactgaaattgttgatcaatcttatatgcccaatatctttctcttatgtggcctgattgaggcgagtaactagtcaaattgaaagtgttgatcagtaaaatagagtgaatggaccagacatgtaaaatgagccaaatattctggtcaaaattgtgacccaacttactgacctcatgagaacctgagaattgatgttagtaagttttgtgggccccatcatgatgtgtgttgaacattaacagcgtggatttgatgtgtcccctttaggttatgagatatcccaaaaatcatctataacctacaacattaaccttaacctatacttataacctaaacctattctcaaatcccaaaacttataacctaaacctaaaccttaacctataacctaaaccttaacctataacgtataaccaacctataacctataacctaaactcaattccctaaaccttaacctataacctaacctaaacctaaacctataacctacacttataacctaaacctaaacctataacctaaacctataacctaaaacctaaacctaaacctaaaacctaaatgtattctcaaatccctaaacctaaacctacacctaatcctaatctcaactccctagtacctaaacctaaacctaaacttgaaaacccaaacctaaacccaatcccaaccccgaacccgatttcttaaacctaaaccttaacctattctcaattccctaaaggtataacctataacatataacctataacctaaacctaaacctataaccttaacctaaacctaaaacctaaacctaaacctaaaacctaaatgtattcacaaatccttaaacctaaacctacacctaatcctaatctcaactccttaacctaaatataaacttgaaaacccaaacctaaacccaatctcgaacccgaacctgatttcctaaacctaaaccttcacctattctcaattccctaaagctataacctataacttataacctaaacctaaacctaaacctataaccttaacctaaacctaaaacctaaacttaaacctaaaacttaaatgtattctcaaatccctaaacctaaacctacacctaatcctaatctcaactccttaacctaaacttaaacttgaaaaccaaacttaaacccaaacccgaacccaattttctaaacctaaaccttaacctattctcaattccctaaaccttaacctataacctaacctaaacctaaacctataacctacacttataacctaaacctaaacctataacctaaacctgtaaccttaacctaaacctaaacctaaaacctaaatgtattcttagatccctaaacctaaacctataacctacaacattaacataaacttataacctaaacttataacatacaacattaacctaaaccaatacttataacctaaacctattctcaaatcctaaaacctataacctaatcctaaacctaaacctataacctaaacctaaaacgtaacgtataacctaaaccttaacctataacctataatctataacataaacctataacttataacctaaactcaattccctaaacctaaacctatgacctacacttataacctaaacctaaacctaaacctaaaacctaaatttattctcaaatccctaaaccgaaacctataacctaaacctataacctacaacattaacataaacttataacctaaacctataacctacaacattaacctaaacctattctcgaatcccaaaacctataacctaaacctaaacctataacctaaacataaactttaacctaaaccttaacctataacgtataacctataaccaataacctaaactcaattccctaaaccttaacctataacctaacctaaacctaaacctataacctacacttataacctaaacctaaacctataacctaaacctaaacctaaaacctaaatgtattctcaaatccctaaacctaaacctacacctaatcctaatctcaactccctaacctaaacctaaacctaaccttgtttatccaaacctaaacctgatcccgaacccgaacctgatttcctaaacctaaaccttaacctattctcaattccctaaagctataacctataacctaaacctaaaccttaacctaaacatataacctaaacctaaacctaaaccaaaacctataacctataacctaggcttataacctataacctaacctaaacctataacctaaaactaaaacctaaatgtattctcaaatttctaaacctagacctacacctaatcttaatctcaactccctaacctaaacttgaaaacccaaacttaaacccgatcctgaacccgaactgaattgatgtaataatgtagcccaatcacatggcaacaaacaagaaaatcttgcttgttggcaagcatacttgaactcaagcatcacaatgcatctatttccatctccactatctcttatagcatagattatttgagatttggatttatctcatttttagagtcatgtcctagcacaatatgataatattaatagaaaaGGTgaatttgtcaccaacattattccaagacccatataacttctccttatagaaagttgggtagggcacatgcagcttgaatccatcaaaggagataatgatcacctctcatatgttctttctctcttttcatctgttttttttttccataggattgtttattttgtggtgcctgctcaaatatacgtacaatattttatcatgttaatataattataagtggcctaatctcacctttttaaaaacaactaataataatttctacctgatgagaaattaccaagtaccattaggctcaacccaaaagataaatcagcattttctttctttctttttcttttaacacacactcacacaccagagtaGCTTACGgctacaatgggtacttgaacttgtgaccttgtattgaaactattttgaatctaccatgaaggcatgagtaaggacctaggtgtgtgtgcacagtcagtgatgtgttcaccacacttaattttgtgagccccaccaggaaatatgctatgaataattttttgtattttatttatgatgttaaacttatatgtatttatgcgtggatgaatgtgatgtagataagattgtttgtgtttggatggatgtagtttatgtttggatggatttacgtattttaggtttagatggatgtgaatgtgaatatgatgaaatatattatataacaagtatatatcaggaagaatatattgtaacaggtgtatatcaggaattttgtgctggaatgtggaaaaaagaaagagacttttaccaacaaaacattttgtaggtaaaagtttcactCATGTTTTTTTTacttacgaaatatttcgtaggtaaaagtctcatccaattttcgtaggtaaaagtatcgtgaaatatttttacaTATGAAAAAAATTATCGGTAAAaggtttttacttattttttaccaacgaaaaaattcgtcgataaaagttttgtaaatatttttacttacaaaaattttcgtaggtaaaagtatcgtgaaTTATtcttacctacgaaaaaaatcatcagaaaaagttttttacttattttttaccaatgaaaaaattcatcggtaaaaatcgTTGGTAAAAGCCTTTTCCCTTggtcttttaccgatgaatttaccaatgaaaaaattcatcggtaaaacattttacctacgaaaaaagctcatttagcggcgaaaattttcgttcgtaaaagtgggttttcttgtagtgtgccatccataccattaataacgttatttgtactgggatgaactaaaaacacaaataatagcatgattcaaaacttttttggccccacgaatattttaactatggacattcaattatcatgttttcggcccacttgagaattagatacggttcatttttggcctcatatcttaaaatgaactcaaaaaatggatggacggataggatttctcaaaaatatgataggggccccacctaagttcccagcagaggaaggcttttgcaggaaatccaaaTCCCCGATAGAGGTTAAGTAGCGGATGCACATGGGATACTGATAGAGGTTGAGTAGTTAgagtagctactgaagtgacgtcaccaagttatgtgtaccctaaatatgatgtatgtgttatatccctaccgtccatacatttggagagatcattttaggatatggtccaaagaatgaggtagatctaaggctggggtgaacctcaccatagaaaacagtggtgagagtgacacccaccattgaaaccttcaaaaggtccaccataatttttatttgagatccaatttgtttatgtgttaacgcagacatgaaagaagggaaaacacaaatattagcttgatcgagaacttttgtggcccatagaactttttaatggtgggcatcattctcctcactattttctatggtggggtccactagatctttggatctgactaattctttggatcatgccctaatacgatctctctaaatggatgggcagtgtagatgcaaaacatacatcatggtgtggcacatagaacttggtgatgttcACTTCATTGGGGAGTCTGTTACTCAACCTATCAGCAGCTAATCAGTGCGGGAGGTGAGGGAtgcataggggtgtacatcgggccgaatcGAGTCGAATTGGGCTTAACCCGGCCTGACTCGGTCACCAGCTAAACCCAGCCTGAACccagcccggcccggtcaccgggccaacatgtctagcCTGAACTCGGCTTGGtaagcaatcgggcgagtttcggaccttacaacaagttcatgggaagggctttggcaggtaatccgcatcccattacaaggccctcgatcaatggtttagatagttgaactatagactccacaaaaaatctaactagtcaggacattataattTCTTTTTGTATTTGGGTGAATCTAGGCCATTCAAGTTATACATCTCATTGTGGACAGTGCATAAATTGAAACGTGTCAAACTATCCAGGCTATCCAGTCAGcggctatcaaatgaatggttaaaatgtaTATGTAAACGGCCGAGTTGGGCCAGGTTGAGTTGGGTtttggaccgagtcgagccgaacTGGGACTTATTCGAACTCaacttgaactcagtttcgagctgaagaaaatggcccatcTTGAACCGAACTCAGTTTCAGGTCGGGCCGAGTTGAGCTTTTTCAAGCCaagttgtgagacccgacccgagttcgcttgtgtgcatgtgtgtgtgtgagtatgtattttgttctttttggtcccgcggtcctaccgatcaaacttcggcaacccgcgatctttgggtagcgtttgcggtcatccttgagtctggtcactttgacccgactcggatcggcccgagacctatgctatctcgttcgtatcgtcgttgcaattccaacgacgcgtcttgtgcattcatccgacttatagatcaaaagttgtgagcatttcatcatgtggcccactttttgtacaaaagcatatggaccactctcatgcacaagttcccatgcacaccactcacacacactacaattttcatggaataaacactatccatcctaaacactacccacacctaacctacccaaGCAAGCATtatttgtatcaccataggtcatgatttctttctctaaccaaggagagagagtaatgatgactctcctacaaccttcccttcctctctctcctccttcattctctcattttcatcttccatggtagaattttcagccctccctctcccaatttccagcaactttcccttcctttcttcctccatctagccaccacaaactcatcttgaccattgaacctttaagcttggagcttggagtacctagtgttggtggtagcttgaagattcaaggtgggtgattataattattgatttttctttctaccctttgatcttatttttctttctagatggatcatatgggacccaccaatccatggtggggatcccatttgatcccatggatgtggtcctttggcccatcctacatgcatgtcatgatccatgatggggccattctccatggaccccatcatgatgtatttaatgatccactccatcttaaggtcatctagaccttaaggatcatgttgggatggcatcccaaccatccatagcaattatatatcatgcatgta
Proteins encoded in this window:
- the LOC131220064 gene encoding uncharacterized protein LOC131220064, translating into MRGDKQTRRAFMICCGVTTIFIIILLAVLIALFLTVFKPKQPQIQTQSVSPKGIEFQVFPFLQLNVTLGLVVTVKNRNYGSFKNDNSTAFVYYHGELVAEAPIERGMIPARSSRNISTTVEILADKLLTSLYFWADIGTGSLNLTSSLTLHGKASFLKLIKIHATAINTCDISVFLHSGTVDSSCHAKIKI